A section of the Fusarium falciforme chromosome 8, complete sequence genome encodes:
- a CDS encoding Nucleolar complex-associated protein 3, with amino-acid sequence MAPNGSKRRKLAHDSSDDESGTQSSSKNAQKSFFKHASNWNLEQDYESRPRKGKKQKESNKLPIKTADGRIEHAQGDDEDDAASIESDTEWLEGREDEFEEWEPEPDEVVKEPEVPESQQILEAQEELAKIAMAVNENPEEHVGAFKALAKIGRSKIIAIQMLALVTQMSVYKDVIPGYRIRPANEDAPKEKLSKEVRTLRQYEQALVSGYQAYIKELARCSKLEIKAAPGGQSLANVAVTCACTLLTSVPHFNFRADLIKILVNKLSRRKINQDGVKCLQAFETLFKDDEEGRPTQEAVSLLSKMMKARDFQVDESVVNLFLSLRLLSEFSGKASQDFVEQDDSAQAKKKKREFRTKRRRKELKEQKALDKDMANADALVSHEERDRMQSETLKLVFATYFRILKLRLPHLMGAVLEGLAKYAHLINQDFFGDLLEALKDLIRHSEEDSEVDPAAEGENEEEDEEGDVPVRNLTREALLCTVTAYALLAGQDAHNARNDLHLDLSFFTTHLFKSLLSLSTNPDLELTRPATSSASATTKINVQTTTVLLLRSLTGILLPSWNIRSVPPLRLAAFTKQLMTAALQLPDKSCQAVLVLLSDVAHTHSKKVRSLWDTEERKGDGRYNPVSDSVEGSNPFTATVWEGELLRKHFSPKVREGVKLLEKGMSG; translated from the coding sequence ATGGCGCCAAACGGCTCAAAACGAAGAAAGCTGGCCCATGACTCCTCGGACGATGAGTCTGGGACCCAGTCCTCCTCCAAGAACGCCCAGAAATCCTTCTTCAAGCACGCCTCAAACTGGAACCTCGAACAGGACTACGAGTCGCGCCCgcgcaagggcaagaagcaaaaggagAGCAACAAGCTGCCCATCAAAACGGCCGACGGAAGGATTGAGCATGCGCAGGGtgatgacgaagacgatgCGGCGTCAATTGAGAGCGACACCGAGTGGCTAGAGGGCCGTGAGGATGAGTTTGAGGAGTGGGAGCCGGAACCGGACGAGGTCGTGAAGGAGCCCGAGGTCCCCGAGTCGCAGCAGATCTTGGAGGCGCAGGAGGAGCTGGCAAAGATAGCCATGGCTGTCAATGAGAACCCGGAGGAGCATGTCGGCGCATTCAAGGCCCTCGCCAAGATTGGACGCTCCAAGATCATTGCCATCCAGATGCTCGCCCTGGTCACCCAAATGTCTGTCTACAAGGATGTTATCCCCGGATACCGGATACGCCCGGCGAACGAGGACGCCCCTAAGGAGAAGCTATCGAAGGAGGTGCGGACCCTGAGGCAGTACGAGCaggccttggtctcgggtTATCAGGCCtacatcaaggagctcgccCGGTGCTCCAAGCTGGAGATCAAGGCTGCTCCTGGTGGGCAAAGCCTCGCAAACGTCGCTGTTACTTGCGCTTGTACTCTTCTTACATCGGTACCGCACTTCAACTTCCGTGCGGATCTGATCAAGATCCTCGTCAACAAGCTCAGCAGGCGCAAGATCAATCAGGACGGTGTCAAGTGTCTGCAGGCATTTGAGACGCTTTtcaaagatgacgaggagggacGGCCTACCCAGGAGGCAGTGTCCCTGCTCtcaaagatgatgaaggcCCGCGACTTCCAGGTCGACGAGAGCGTAGTCAACCTCTTCCTGTCCCTCCGCCTCCTCTCCGAGTTCTCCGGCAAGGCCTCCCAAGACTTTGTGGAGCAGGACGATTCCGCccaggcaaagaagaagaagcgcgagTTCCGGACCAAGCGCCGGcgcaaggagctcaaggagcaaAAGGCGTTGGACAAGGACATGGCCAACGCCGATGCGCTGGTCAGCCACGAGGAGCGCGACCGCATGCAGTCCGAGACCCTCAAGCTAGTCTTTGCGACATACTTCCGTATCCTCAAGCTTCGTCTGCCGCACCTCATGGGTGCTGTCCTCGAGGGTCTCGCCAAGTatgctcatctcatcaaccagGACTTCTTTGGTGATTTGCTCGAGGCCCTCAAGGATCTCATCCGACACAGCGAGGAGGACTCGGAGGTGGATCCTGCTGCTGAGGGAGagaatgaggaagaggatgaagaaggcgaCGTCCCTGTCCGCAACCTCACCCGTGAAGCCCTTCTCTGCACCGTCACTGCATacgccctcctcgccggccAAGACGCCCATAACGCTCGCAACGacctccatctcgacctctccttcttcaccaccCACCTCTTCAAgtccctcctctccctctccaccaACCCGGACCTCGAGTTGACCCGCCCTGCCACATCATCCGCCTCGGCCACCACCAAGATCAACGTCCAGACCACGacggtcctcctcctccgctcgCTGACTGGCATTCTCCTTCCCTCGTGGAATATCCGTTCTGTCCCGCCTTTGAGGCTCGCCGCCTTTACGAAGCAGCTCATGACGGCCGCGCTGCAGCTACCGGACAAGTCCTGCCAGGCGGTGCTTGTGCTGCTGAGCGACGTGGCGCACACGCACAGCAAGAAGGTACGCAGTCTGTGGGATACCGAGGAGCGCAAGGGTGATGGTCGATACAACCCCGTGAGTGATAGTGTTGAAGGGAGCAATCCCTTCACGGCGACTGTGTGGGAGGGTGAGCTGTTAAGGAAGCACTTCTCGCCCAAGGTCAGGGAGGGCGTGAAGCTTTTGGAAAAGGGTATGTCTGGGTAG
- a CDS encoding Ubiquitinyl hydrolase 1, whose translation MDPSTISPDLPDRAASAEASSTRPNPFDDGDISSRKRRRTSLSGSPTNSLDTVNPLHDSSSSTTLDTDPLVPSRDSAVEARPEPVAPKTPEPGTSMREPPTEPPSSMVTINLRNAPQSDSSSSSPPSPSPAAQPPATDAVTDVATDDVKASVEDSEVDMVPVPAQSTDTSKSASSHSTSPPIEIITVPSDDDDMASDHMSVGVSIVGDDPILIDPIHDFPFHDPEETTESTVERLANYLSTQSPIDEGVVDKVQQWLERYLRYIRDVDQQSAIDSCRQNLGFWVTFPEIFHAMACRKPSMLKAHGLRGVTLAFFAGFAKLTAWFIESDIRALQEFSATQTDQKQRPPTLLSPLYLDRLHMMTGAPFYDEQTGNADLSSPSLEDVSYVIKEFQESQGGSLSCLLQLVRCLVDHISNFPRWTDELSSICLVAADIMTDASFASGSPGLPPMAKQRLEVGHVLYDLVSDTLVRMVEKQPTQLNADKVSTSVRALTNMIKSSLQGEHEAATQLLIEHRQAHPQLPVNYTIEAIAWERRLGLLNKLIRSSQMQLRVVGVTQMCGDLVSCWRRHCDSGDDGSILHLNHLAEYLLQTGLIEYILGSNCHPEITLEGANIVGFLVVTKMYREEHINMIWQGITSGQDPRTADALTRMVTNITNLFDYAGLLFFCDKFQALPMDGFTPSIRMLWETVIRHMVTRSQVDRPGLSFHPYNLCLRLLRESSVCTSGSQVAYPDMQHAAMQKFKELLAYGPDSEGRQQLYQSCIQDIADQSATTLGSLWCLSMAIRSAVVMELRVLTEKHDLTRLIVTELEHAIKVGRAAGVQTVLWGAINQPRRDFITNIIQVEPQTITKELGIKLWDMLVGPRSLSLEDRRAGWGILNNLNRKLNLANPFLQTCLSQYLPTLPSEYFCDGMLEFLRAEILPRLNEKADLALDDHDMVAESGIEQLWRLILETEDGSLVDRSVRTLAIDIYVESRHMATSPLQRTRLIHMALVNRCLQQLKDAARKIKSSNDGATSGEDEPMSTVATDEQIQQQERIFIRSLRLLRHILEAHQSKPLLSAPDLRTLIPQTPYEVQGDSAELKYQSFDGDEQTDIKPLAIGKLNTAASLLASLRQETGFENYRVYYKGRPFLPNEHEICKSLEDLRVHEGLMLVKREEAGPAPSGRVKPGASPLEVEISAHFDEMFEYLSMEEPLAQEIYHFLVKLPTDGHLLKSIDSNTTSYQQIFPPGQPYKSLYAVHTLLEYIEAAFHGRIDNEDPKDDLTDPNQSSAYTKALKTGISFATQAISDKNVFDQASVSLRLKLTGTLIHAFRRLLDNMLRSTGTLAGSSMVTELYTPGRPVSTDIVIVPEPARLVEILTCAIDSPGDASPVIAGTLALTLRLSIINGAFWAKLNTNPDFVALLHRALLTDPRPGVRSLVVKLIEELVSMTGHTQPLDRSNESSLNNPDDIFVALVSYFWGVVSDLVLQIAGYPDQCEDFFRLTYVLLMRLKARSPGVLDLPRLASQVSQLLLAHTSTEAIGSSAGEDSFAKGLATVLHICLQLDPSVAQSPQLPADLPLSLFWKQLYPPKRSLSEQPIPRVVLHSETRAKLCDILFHLVKHDPEKTKGLLESLESLVPFYDDDDDGMSCAISTSHPLTSKPDEPYLYELPYQFERLRALRAPCGYAGLLNLSNTCYLNSILAQLFMNTGFRQFILNSKLHDPADGQELMFYTQKLFGFMQESYRRFVDPTNLVSSIKTYDDTLIDIHSQMDVDEFYNLLFDRWEGQFHSHEEKRKLKSFYGGQLVQQVKSKECEHISERLEPFSAIQCDIKGKNTLEDSLQAYVDGEIMEGDNKYKCSTCDKHVDAVKRACLKDIPDNVIFHLKRFDFNLRTLQRSKINDYFSFPARVNLRPYTIEHLSNPENDIEEDIFELVGVLVHSGTAESGHYYSYIRERPSAPGRQTWVEFNDDMVTAWDPSHMESSTFGGPDHRPYDTNGIIYDKTYSAYMLFYQRASSLRAEQERMMSLGIPGPLRVNVADDLKDHIMSENTVILRRHCIYDPSNLRLVQMLFQQTRQLCGSCREVDTSQNIGEFLIDRAQEHGLQDLAMHTLLSHLDQVVTRAKDMPDFLSFSKLISDAITSCHHCAFAFYSYFDQRHDALRALLQRNPEMAVRNFVSKMFTVAIHKIARGLPHVYDPPVPNSPISDPDGDENITEGAVAHRSVIDGVMLLFNHLWNFFHINLRSWDDYFGAILGFAKLGSREVGYVLAANYLARLLRIISADPAQALTGNYQRMLQTVLRRINNAKPPSYLSVIMLVDYLLQQLEPELGTDVIVEDAAERLERMERPFTWTSEEVQLVHTSLDDTHGSHFVEKLLGIDQATRPTDDIIRFLTGIGSTMDGKILATLKRCIRGETSTQAMDPFLRAAGAYIESTEQLDFATKMIQHVYTQAKSLQNTEGVYFVRFFETALSLERSEGEFARTIRSLSLRLVPNWTPHLLAYQESTVRAATENFLDRELFQALQSDSIAERDPEDREEIKLTVRQLGLTCLGHLEEHHVRRRAHLGRDIAGSFSRVIESCAKSIESDPEKQDDVDTEFMALQREVLDPLRRLIVDDMEEDGSDWEGSCGSSDQIDDLVEMNITGLNEMNDVELA comes from the exons ATGGATCCGTCCACGATATCCCCGGACCTCCCAGATCGTGCTGCCTCCGCTGAAGCCAGTTCAACCCGGCCGAATCCCTTTGATGACGGTGATATCTCGTCTCGCAAGCGCCGGCGCACGTCTCTCTCCGGATCACCTACAAACTCCCTCGATACCGTGAACCCGCTCCACGATTCCTCGAGCTCTACCACTCTCGACACTGATCCCCTCGTCCCCAGCCGTGACTCGGCTGTAGAAGCTCGGCCAGAACCTGTCGCGCCAAAGACCCCCGAGCCTGGCACCTCGATGCGCGAGCCACCCACCGAGCCTCCGTCCAGCATGGTTACTATTAACCTTAGGAACGCGCCCCAGAGtgactcgtcgtcttcctcgcccCCATCTCCTTCACCTGCCGCCCAGCCCCCTGCGACCGATGCCGTCACCGATGTTGCGACCGACGACGTCAAGGCCAGTGTTGAAGACTCCGAGGTCGACATGGTGCCGGTTCCTGCCCAGAGTACCGATACCTCCAAGTCCGCCTCTTCACATTCAACAAGCCCGCCAATCGAGATTATCACAGTGCCgtcagatgatgatgacatgGCTTCCGATCATATGAGCGTTGGAGTTTCCATCGTTGGGGATGACCCTATCCTGATCGATCCTATCCATGACTTCCCCTTTCATGATCCCGAAGAAACCACCGAATCGACAGTGGAACGACTGGCAAACTATCTTTCAACTC AATCTCCAATTGATGAAGGCGTTGTCGACAAGGTTCAGCAATGGCTAGAAAGGTACCTCAGATACATCAGAGACGTCGACCAGCAATCTGCCATCGACTCATGCCGACAAAATTTGGGGTTTTGGGTTACATTCCCCGAAATCTTTCACGCAATGGCATGTCGCAA GCCATCAATGTTGAAAGCACATGGATTGCGCGGCGTTACTCTGGCGTTTTTCGCTGGATTCGCCAAGCTGACGGCCTGGTTCATCGAATCTGACATTCGTGCTCTGCAAGAGTTTTCGGCTACGCAGACGGATCAAAAACAGCGTCCACCTACTCTATTGTCTCCTCTTTACCTCGACCGCTTGCATATGATGACTGGGGCGCCTTTCTACGACGAGCAAACTGGTAACGCCGATCTTTCATCCCCTAGTCTGGAAGATGTGTCATACGTGATCAAGGAATTTCAGGAAAGTCAAGGTGGAAGCCTCAGTTGCCTGCTCCAGCTGGTCAGGTGTCTGGTGGATCATATCTCCAACTTCCCTCGATGGACTGATGAGCTATCCTCGATATGTCTGGTTGCAGCAGATATCATGACAGATGCAAGCTTCGCCTCGGGCAGCCCAGGACTCCCCCCCATGGCCAAACAACGGCTAGAAGTTGGTCATGTCCTCTACGACCTGGTCTCAGATACCCTCGTAAGGATGGTTGAAAAGCAGCCGACGCAGTTGAATGCCGATAAAGTCTCAACTAGTGTTCGGGCTCTCACAAACATGATCAAATCGAGCCTTCAGGGCGAACATGAAGCTGCAACTCAGCTACTAATCGAGCATCGACAGGCGCACCCCCAGCTCCCAGTCAACTACACTATTGAGGCAATCGCTTGGGAGCGACGTCTTGGGCTCTTGAACAAGCTGATAAGGTCAAGTCAGATGCAACTCCGTGTTGTGGGTGTCACCCAGATGTGTGGTGACCTGGTCTCCTGCTGGAGACGCCATTGTGATAGCGGAGACGATGGCAGCATACTCCACCTCAACCATCTCGCGGAATACCTGCTCCAGACCGGACTCATAGAGTACATCCTCGGCTCTAACTGTCATCCAGAGATCACTCTTGAGGGCGCCAACATCGTGGGCTTCTTGGTAGTGACCAAGATGTACCGGGAGGAGCACATCAATATGATATGGCAAGGTATCACATCCGGCCAAGATCCTCGCACCGCAGATGCTCTCACTCGCATGGTGACAAATATCACAAACCTTTTCGACTACGCCGGTCTTCTATTTTTCTGCGACAAATTTCAGGCCCTTCCCATGGATGGCTTCACTCCCTCCATCCGAATGCTTTGGGAGACCGTCATTAGGCACATGGTTACAAGATCACAAGTCGATCGACCGGGACTGAGCTTTCATCCCTACAACTTGTGCTTACGGCTGCTCAGAGAATCGTCAGTTTGCACATCCGGATCACAAGTCGCATATCCCGACATGCAGCACGCAGCGATGCAGAAGTTTAAGGAGCTCCTGGCATATGGGCCAGATTCCGAAGGACGCCAGCAGCTGTACCAGAGCTGCATTCAGGACATAGCAGACCAGTCAGCAACTACATTGGGCAGCCTCTGGTGCTTGTCAATGGCAATCCGCTCCGCGGTTGTTATGGAACTTCGTGTCTTGACGGAGAAGCACGACCTGACGAGACTTATCGTTACTGAGCTAGAGCACGCAATCAAGGTCGGACGAGCTGCCGGCGTTCAGACGGTTCTCTGGGGCGCCATCAACCAACCTCGCAGGgacttcatcaccaacatcatcCAGGTTGAACCCCAAACAATCACCAAGGAGCTGGGGATAAAGCTCTGGGACATGCTGGTCGGCCCGCGGTCACTATCGCTTGAGGATAGGAGAGCAGGATGGGGTATCTTGAACAATCTTAACCGGAAGCTCAACCTCGCCAACCCCTTTCTCCAAACGTGCTTGTCTCAATACCTCCCAACTCTCCCTTCCGAATATTTCTGCGACGGCATGCTGGAGTTTCTCCGGGCGGAAATTCTACCGCGTCTCAACGAGAAAGCCGACCTAGCCCTTGACGACCATGATATGGTTGCTGAGAGCGGTATTGAGCAATTGTGGCGCTTGATCCTCGAGACTGAGGATGGATCTCTCGTTGATCGATCAGTACGGACGCTTGCAATCGATATCTATGTTGAAAGCCGGCATATGGCCACCAGCCCGCTTCAGCGAACACGACTGATCCACATGGCTCTAGTCAACCGATGCCTACAGCAGCTAAAGGATGCCGCGCGGAAAATCAAGAGCTCTAACGATGGAGCGACGAgcggcgaggatgagccCATGTCAACTGTTGCAACGGATGAGCAAATCCAGCAGCAGGAGAGGATCTTCATTCGATCCTTGAGACTATTGCGGCATATACTGGAGGCCCATCAATCAAAACCTCTTCTGTCGGCCCCTGACCTGAGAACGTTGATCCCCCAAACCCCCTATGAGGTGCAAGGCGACTCGGCTGAGCTCAAATACCAGTCTTTTGATGGGGATGAACAGACTGATATCAAGCCACTCGCAATTGGGAAGCTCAACACCGCTGCGTCGTTACTTGCCAGCCTGAGACAAGAGACAGGCTTCGAGAACTACAGAGTTTATTACAAAGGACGACCTTTTCTTCCTAACGAGCACGAAATCTGCAAGTCTTTGGAGGATCTGCGTGTCCACGAGGGTCTCATGCTGGTCAAACGTGAGGAAGCAGGCCCAGCCCCTTCTGGTCGAGTGAAGCCAGGTGCCTCTCCCCTCGAGGTAGAAATCTCGGCGCACTTTGACGAGATGTTCGAGTACCTCAGCATGGAGGAGCCACTCGCACAAGAG ATTTACCACTTTCTCGTGAAACTCCCCACAGATGGTCATCTCTTGAAGTCAATTGACAGCAACACAACCTCGTATCAGCAAATCTTTCCTCCGGGGCAGCCGTACAAGTCACTCTACGCTGTGCACACGCTTCTGGAGTACATTGAAGCTGCTTTTCACGGGCGCATCGACAATGAAGATCCCAAGGATGACTTAACTGACCCTAATCAATCCTCCGCGTATACCAAAGCTCTAAAGACGGGCATTTCCTTTGCCACTCAGGCAATCTCGGACAAAAATGTCTTCGATCAGGCTTCTGTGAGCCTGCGCCTGAAACTCACCGGCACATTGATACACGCATTCCGACGGCTGCTGGATAATATGCTACGGTCCACTGGAACACTTGCTGGCTCGAGCATGGTCACAGAGCTCTACACCCCAGGACGACCAGTCAGTACGGACATCGTTATCGTGCCTGAACCAGCTCGGCTCGTTGAAATCTTGACATGCGCCATAGATTCCCCCGGCGATGCTTCTCCAGTGATTGCCGGAACACTTGCCCTCACACTCCGCCTGAGCATAATCAATGGTGCATTCTGGGCAAAGCTCAACACAAACCCCGATTTTGTGGCTTTACTGCATCGTGCTCTGCTTACTGATCCAAGACCTGGGGTCAGATCGCTTGTTGTGAAGCTCATTGAGGAGCTTGTCTCGATGACAGGCCACACACAGCCGTTGGACAGGTCAAACGAGTCATCCTTAAATAATCCGGACGACATCTTTGTGGCCTTGGTCTCATACTTTTGGGGTGTTGTCAGCGACCTTGTGCTGCAGATAGCCGGGTATCCGGACCAGTGTGAAGATTTCTTTAGGCTGACGTACGTCTTGCTGATGCGATTGAAGGCTCGATCGCCAGGCGTGTTAGATCTCCCAAGGCTTGCCTCTCAGGTCAGCCAGCTCTTACTCGCCCATACATCAACTGAA GCCATTGGGTCTTCGGCTGGAGAGGACTCATTTGCGAAAGGCCTCGCAACAGTTCTACATATTTGCCTGCAACTTGACCCCTCGGTTGCCCAATCCCCGCAGTTGCCAGC GGATTTGCCCTTGTCACTGTTCTGGAAGCAGCTGTATCCCCCCAAGCGCAGTCTGAGCGAGCAGCCCATCCCCAGGGTGGTTCTCCACAGTGAAACGAGAGCGAAGCTCTGTGACATTCTTTTCCATCTCGTGAAGCACGATCCAGAAAAGACCAAGGGCCTGTTGGAATCTCTTGAGAGTCTCGTGCCCTTctacgatgatgacgatgacggcaTGTCTTGCGCCATATCAACCTCGCACCCGCTGACATCCAAACCAGATGAACCATATCTTTACGAGCTCCCGTATCAATTTGAGCGCCTGCGAGCGCTGCGGGCACCATGTGGTTACGCTGGTCTGCTAAACTTGTCGAACACATGCTACCTCAATTCAATCCTGGCGCAGCTTTTCATGAACACGGGATTCCGACAATTCATCCTGAACTCGAAACTTCATGATCCCGCCGACGGCCAAGAACTCATGTTCTACACCCAAAAGCTGTTTGGCTTCATGCAGGAAAGCTACCGTCGCTTTGTTGACCCCACCAATCTTGTCAGTTCAATCAAGACCTACGATGACACCCTCATCGACATTCACAGTCAAATGGACGTGGATGAGTTCTACAACCTACTCTTCGATCGCTGGGAGGGACAGTTTCACAGTCacgaagagaagaggaaactCAAGTCTTTTTACGGTGGTCAACTCGTGCAGCAAGTAAAGTCAAAGGAGTGTGAGCACATTTCTGAGCGACTTGAGCCATTCTCTGCGATTCAATGCGACATCAAGGGCAAAAACACGCTGGAAGACAGCCTTCAGGCTTATGTGGATGGCGAGATCATGGAAGGGG ACAACAAGTACAAGTGTTCAACGTGCGACAAACAcgttgatgctgtcaagaG GGCGTGTCTGAAAGACATCCCAGACAATGTCATCTTTCATCTCAAGCGGTTTGACTTTAACCTCCGTACTCTCCAGCGAAGCAAGATCAACGATTATTTCTCATTCCCAGCACGTGTCAACTTGCGACCCTACACTATCGAGCACCTCAGCAACCCGGAAAATGACATCGAGGAGGACATCTTCGAACTGGTCGGTGTCCTCGTTCACTCGGGCACCGCTGAATCCGGTCACTACTACTCGTACATCCGTGAGCGCCCTTCCGCCCCAGGTCGCCAGACTTGGGTTGAGTTCAACGATGATATGGTAACGGCATGGGATCCCTCGCATATGGAAAGCTCCACGTTTGGTGGCCCTGATCATCGTCCGTACGACACAAACGGCATCATCTACGACAAGACATACAGCGCGTACATGCTGTTTTACCAACGTGCCTCTTCTCTAAGAGCTGAGCaggagaggatgatgagcctAGGCATTCCAGGGCCTCTGCGAGTCAATGTAGCTGACGATCTCAAAGATCACATCATGAGCGAAAACACAGTGATCCTTCGCCGTCACTGTATATATGATCCTAGCAACCTCAGGCTCGTTCAGATGCTATTCCAGCAGACGAGACAGCTTTGTGGAAGCTGTCGCGAAGTTGACACGAGCCAGAACATTGGCGAGTTCCTGATTGATCGCGCTCAAGAGCATGGGCTTCAGGATTTAGCCATGCACACGTTGCTGAGCCACCTGGACCAGGTCGTCACAAGAGCAAAGGACATGCCGGATTTCCTCAGCTTCTCCAAGTTGATCAGCGATGCCATCACTTCATGCCACCATTGTGCGTTTGCTTTCTACAGCTACTTTGATCAACGGCATGATGCACTGCGCGCCCTCCTCCAACGGAACCCAGAAATGGCAGTGCGCAACTTTGTGAGCAAGATGTTCACTGTCGCTATACACAAGATTGCAAGAGGCTTGCCTCATGTCTACGATCCGCCGGTCCCAAATAGTCCGATCTCAGACCCTGATGGAGACGAGAACATTACCGAGGGTGCTGTTGCTCACCGTTCAGTCATTGATGGCGTGATGCTTCTGTTCAATCACCTATGGAACTTCTTCCACATCAACCTCAGATCGTGGGACGACTACTTTGGGGCTATTTTGGGCTTTGCAAAGCTGGGAAGCCGCGAAGTCGGATATGTTCTGGCCGCTAATTACCTGGCGAGGCTTCTGCGTATTATCTCGGCAGATCCAGCACAAGCCCTCACCGGAAACTATCAAAGGATGCTGCAGACTGTTCTCCGACGCATCAACAACGCCAAACCGCCTTCCTACCTGTCGGTGATCATGCTGGTCGATTATCTTCTGCAGCAGCTGGAGCCGGAGCTGGGAACAGACGTCATTGTTGAAGACGCGGCTGAGCGACTGGAGCGGATGGAACGGCCTTTCACCTGGACATCGGAAGAGGTACAACTCGTGCACACCAGTCTGGACGATACTCACGGCAGCCATTTCGTGGAGAAGCTACTGGGGATCGACCAAGCGACCCGTCCAACCGACGACATTATCCGATTCCTGACCGGGATCGGCTCAACGATGGATGGCAAGATACTGGCCACGTTGAAGCGATGCATCAGGGGTGAGACGTCAACTCAAGCCATGGACCCGTTCCTGCGGGCAGCCGGCGCCTACATTGAGAGTACCGAGCAACTCGACTTTGCCACAAAGATGATTCAGCATGTGTACACGCAAGCCAAAAGCCTGCAAAACACCGAGGGGGTATACTTTGTTCGCTTCTTCGAAACAGCACTGTCACTCGAGCGGTCGGAAGGGGAGTTCGCGAGGACCATCAGGAGTCTCAGTCTCCGTCTGGTGCCAAACTGGACACCCCATCTCCTAGCATATCAGGAAAGCACCGTGCGAGCAGCCACAGAGAATTTCCTAGACCGCGAGTTGTTCCAGGCCTTGCAAAGCGACTCGATCGCTGAGCGAGACCCGGAGGATCGGGAAGAGATCAAGCTGACGGTCAGACAATTGGGCCTTACGTGTTTGGGGCATCTCGAGGAGCATCACGTCCGAAGGAGAGCACACCTGGGGCGAGACATTGCAGGCTCGTTCTCGCGCGTGATTGAGTCATGCGCCAAGTCTATCGAAAGTGATCCCGAGAAACAAGACGATGTCGACACAGAGTTTATGGCCTTGCAGCGCG AGGTGTTGGATCCCCTCCGCAGGCTGATCGTGGATGACATGGAGGAAGACGGGTCCG ACTGGGAAGGATCCTGTGGATCATCAGACCAGATTGACGACCTGGTGGAGATGAACATTACAGGACTGAACGAGATGAACGACGTGGAACTGGCTTGA